The genomic window AGCGAAATGACAATATTACAATGGTAAAATGAAATCCATTTGTAATACAAATAAAGCAACAATAATATATAACACGATATACATTTGGATTAGCAGAAAACATTTTCGAGTGTCAATCTGTACGTATGGCAACTTGAAAAGTTATTGAGTGCAAGGGATCTCTCCCATTTGAGTGGTTTTTGGAATTCTAATTAATGAAATATCACTGCAACATTAATGCTCTGAAAGTCGGAAAAGCTCGACCTCGGTTTAATAATCCCAAtcaattctgtatctgtatctgtatctgtatagccggtatagaagaaatgttgtttgatgttgatgttgataaAAACGATTTTATCTTCTCCGAGTGGTTGTGCTCTTTGGGCTTGTTTTGTTCGTGTGCTGACAGCTAATAAATTTGATCtagttttgtgatttttttctttatcatctCGATCTCAATGCCTTGAGACCGTGAATCCATCCTTAGACTCTGCAAAGGGATGAGCACGATGTGCCCGTATCCTCGTTCCGGGGCCGCGGAACAGTGAACTGCCTTGCTGGCATCTATTACAATTTTGATTTTGCCGCCATACGCGACTTCTCCTCCCGGTTTAAGACTCCGGGCGCGTGCACACACCTGAGACCCGTGCTGAAGTCCCCCAGGTGTGCTTCTTTAAGACATTATTCACCTGTCCGGAGCTGGGAGACTCTCAGCGTCCGAAAATAGGACCCTGCCCCTTCCGTCACGTGACCtcaccaagatggcgtcggcaAGTGCGGGTATTTCCAATTTTGTGTTTGCGTCTTGTTGAAAGTTTCCCGTCTAAACTAACCAGGATCCCTTCTAGCGGGGCGATCTCTCACGGGCACGGTAGGGTGTACAGGGTAGACGGGTCTGACGGTCCGTTTGTCCAGTATTTCCCGCCGTATTTAGTTTTAGAGCCGGACGTTAGAACACCACAGTAGAGTTTTACTGGTCCGCATTTATTTTTGACCTCTGTCTAGTCTAGAGCTGACCACGGCTGGAGTCAATTGTAGATGTTTCTGCCGCTTTGTGTCCCTTACCTGAACTGGGGCCCATTCGACGGACAATTTTAGTTTATAGTCTACAAaactctacatgtatttgattgaaCTGCATTCTTAACAACATTTGAGTAACTGTCTTGTCCTCAAATATTGTGCACAAGATTATTTTTACGTGCTGTGTCCAGCTATGAGATTGTAGTACCTTCCAGATCAGACTCTTGGCGAACTGAACAAATTTTAGAATTGGACCAATATGGGGAATATTTTTCAGAGGGCTTGGACAGCAACTGGTAACTCTATGGCTGGCTAACCCGTCTGGCAAATTATTTATCCTATTTGATTTGGCATTCATATTCCTGCTAATTTTTCTCAAGCAACCTATggagtctgttagagactatGAGATCGAATAATCAATCCTTGTTGTGTTGTGATGCCcggaaaaatagtattttctcCAAGTAACGTTTAGTCATTTTAGTCGTTAGGTCTGGATATCAAACCATTGGTTTTATCTCTACTGTCAAATGGACGCTGATCCGAGATGGCAAAATTTCTTTTCTCAACAGTAACTtagtaaaaacccaaaggggcgagtataCCGTCCAAGATGgcaacatttctttttctgaaCAGTAACTtagtaaaaacccaaaggggcgagtataCCGctcccaggattcgaacccgcgccgatccgcacggcttgggaatccaacgtgctaaccactaggctaaaactaaaaggtccggaccggttagactggtcagttagtggaggttgatcccaaCTGTTACAAATTGAACAAAGATATATGTGCATCACTAATGGAGATGcaaaaaacacaatgaaaatacaGCATGCAAAACAGATCAGAAAGAGCCTACTTGTTCAAGTTTTGCTCCTTTTTCCAGACATGATGGAGATAGTGGAGAGCGCCGCCGCCGCAAACTCTGCGTCGGACTCAGACACCCACGCGGAGCTGAACCAGTCCGGGGACGTGGACTCACTTCTGAGCCTGGAGCGGCTGGACAGGGCCTCCCCCGAACTCTGGCCTGAGCAGAGTGAGTACTAGTGTGGATCGTACAGTGCAGGACAAAAATCAGGAAGTtttccctactgcctaaccttataaccaatacaaatccAACCAAACAAAGTAAGTTACATGGGAGTGGTTGTTTTATGAGAATACTTTGTCTcccttagcctgggtgccatcctattacagTATTagtactaccggggctcctacactcactgcccgatttttttagggtagcgagtgaaggagccctggtagaacatgtaataggatggcacccaggctgtcTCTGGTCTCCCCCAACTTTCCCTTTTTGAACCCTGATTTGCTAGCCTTTTTGTAAGGAAAAGACCTTAGTGTTGTCCTGATCTTGGATGCTTTTCATCTGAGGCACAAGCCACATTATATTTtatctcatacacacacacatgtacaatgccATTACCAACTTTCTTGTCGTTTCAACCTAACACCTTTCCCCTTCTGTTCCAGTACCCGGTGTCTCGGAGTTTGCTTACAAATCTGTAAGTATAAACTTACCAGGCAAGGCAAGTATCCCTCTCTCCAGTAATGTTATCATGTTGTTCAAGTTACCTAGCCTGGGCACCTTCCTGGTTAGTTTACATCCACGACCGTAAGCTGACCAGGCTAAAAGTGATCAGTTCTTTCCCCATATTCTGTTGGATAAAAATTGGGTTCTGACCAGCAATCGGCCGTAGTGCTGCTGCAAATGTCCTTTAGAGCTCACAGATTCGTCTGGCGAGCAGATTTTCCTGCTGAGTGATGCTGGCTTTAGCACTCATAGTTCTAGAAACGAGtgtttgtaactgttacatttttttaaatcatctaTTTGAAGGTCTTTGTTGGAATCAGTGACGcttagtggggtcgtgtggcgtaacggcagggtgttcgactcggAACCAAGatgtcccgagttcgaatccccctgacggcgccgatgttgtgcccttgggaaaggcactttgcacgactttcctcacttcgcccaggtgtataaaaaaatAGTTATGTTGTCACCtatacgtggcactgttgataaaagttataaaaacttgagtgcagtgccacgtcgtccttgtctgtcaaaaaccgaagaaaaagaaaaaaatgaagatagTGAAAATCTCAGGATAGGTTAATGTGAGTGGTTCATGTGTCTGTGTCCTTTATCCAGCCCCTCGCAGGAAGTGCCTCGGCCACGCCCAAGTGGGTCCAGGAGCTGGAGAAGGACGACATCGACATGCTTCAGGGTaaggacaacaaacaaacaaacaaacaaacaaacatttcctGTCAGGCTACATGTGACAGGGTTTACTGACAACATTTCCTGTCATGCTTAACCCAGCAAGGAAGCCATGGCATAGAATACCACATCTCTGTACATGAAAGACGTTAAGTACAATCTGCGCAAGGTGCATCTGTGAGTAGTTTCATCGGCTTTGTAAATCGCTGGATAACAATTTAAGTTCTTTGACTCAACCAGAGAGTTAAAGTACCAaagttttggtgaccgtctatcaccttcctcaggtCAGAGGTGGATAAAGTATTTGGAACCCTGTGGTTAACGCAACACAACACATCACTGACCACAATCCTACCAACCCCTGGTTTTCCGACTTGCCCTGCTATCCTACCATGCGGGGGATGTTGTATTAGCCAGGGAGAACAAACCCTGCTCCTGTACTGTGACACACGTCAGGCTGATCCCATGCCTGATCATGTTCAAGCTAGGAGCACACAGAACACACAAAATAGTTTACTTCATTTGTAGCTACCTCTGACCTGCAGTTATCTAGCCAACAGAGAatctactccagtcatgaactgtGATGAAGGGGGATATAAACTCTTTTTATATTTATAAAAATTTGTGTTATCCTGTGCAAGGAACATGTTCATTTGTTTGAGCCCTTTGATGCCAGGTGTACCCTACTCTTAGCCATTAAGGTTGGTTCTTtagccttctccttgctgcctaacacCATAGCCATAGAccacttcagcagggagaaggttagaatgctcgagatgtggctttcctcaaacatggggccAACGATCTTTGCTGGCATAGATGAGAATTCTCCAATTACCTTCTACACCCTGTCACAGTTTGTGATTTCTTTGTCCTTACTGTTGTAGAGTTTGACAGTTTGTGACTTGCCCCTTTCCCTTAATGTTGTCTATTTCAATCCTCATGTGTGATTAAGAATTTAACATTGTTTTAATGCAGTGGTGCTCTGTTTGTACAATCAGGCATAATTCagcctgattgattgattgattgattgattgattgattgattgattggttgttgCAGAGTTTGGCAGCTTGACGACAGCTAACCTGATGGAGAAGGTGCGAGGGCTGCAGAACCTGGCCTACCAGCTGGGCCTGGATGAGGGTGAGTTGTCCCGACAGTTTAGaggcaccagtctccgtcactGTCTCGCAGTCAGGGCCTTccatgactttgctcccgaccactccacAACCACAGTAGTCAGGAGCTTGGAATGTATCCTATTCTAGTTCCAGTCCACATCTCTGTCTGCATcaaagcagaatatgactttcccgagTTGTCAAAATTCTTTGTCGGCTGGCACAGATGACTTTTTAAGTCTAGTGTGCAACTttgccgaccaactcccaaccacggATGAACTTTTTCACTACTaattcccaaccatggtctggagaaggacAGGATGTTGGCTATGTGTGAGAGGGGCTTCAGCCTGTGTGATTTGCATCCACTTATCCCATGTCCTGTGCAAGAACTTATTATCCCTGATTGATGAACCGTACTTTGATTTCTCTTCCAGCACGCGAAATGACCAGAGGAAAGTTCCTGAACATCTTGGAGAAGAAcccgtcatcatcatcacacacCCTCCAACACAGGATGCTCCAGAAGCCTGCACAGCAACAGACACAACCACAGGCCAAAAGGAAATGATCGTGCCTTACTCAAGATTACTTAACTTTCTTACTCAAGGCCacacaattcaatttcttggttctcacaTTTAAAAGAATAAAACAACCAAGAACACAAGTCAGAAAGgcaagtctgtaccttggtacacaatTTTTAAGGGAGTGAATACAGAATTCAGATGTAAGTTTTTCTCTCAGTCTTCAAGTTTTGTACCAACCTCGTACTGGATTTCTGCTGAAAATATCagagaacaaaaaaatgaattgtgGTGTCCCAGTGTTTGTCTGTAATGAACCACAATATTAATATACTTGTGATTCCATCATGTATAAAAAACAGTGTAAAGTTACTTTTTATTTACGTATTAACATGTGTACAAACTTACAGACGAATAATGACTGACACGTATAAACTTGTGTATTTATactggaaaatattttctgttctAAGAAACTATGCTCcctctgaatgaatgaatgatttcagCCTTTTGTATGCCAAAGGTTTCATGACATGTTGTCTACGTAAGGTGTACGTGTGAATGAAACATTTGAAGCTACAGGCTGTTGGAAATTGACTCTCTAAGCTGCAGTGTTGTGTTTTTGCTGCAATTATTTTCACTTACTTGCTGCAAACCTATATGTTCTTTTTTGCTGCAAAACAGCTATGAAACCATCCTTTTGAGGGCTTCCAACAAGGTCATGGAACTAAAGCTAGTGGGTTAAAGAAAGTAGTATGCTGTACAAACTGATATTTTACAACACAGCTGTAACATACATGGCACCTTTTTTGAGTGCCACTacgtttgtttttcttttcgaaACAACGCCATCCAGTGGAGCACAGTTGACTTTTCCATTTCATACAGCGTAGGCGGTCTGAAATCTGCGAAAAAGTATGTCTATGTCTCAAGACTGTATGTGGTGCTTTTcttgtgaaaaatgtaaatacaaactTAGGTATGCAGAAATCATAGATAGGTTCTGGTCTTCAACCTGTTGTTTTTGGCAAAGCTTCAGGGGTGGAGCATGTAATGCATGGCCCTGCCTGTGAAGATGGCTGCCATGAAAATGTGCTACGGTATTCTCTTTGCTATGTCTTTTCCCATGTGTACAGGTAATATCTGTAACGTTTCTTGGTAAGAACAAAAATACTTGATGTGAGAATTTCAACCAGAGATTATTTTTGACACACTCTCAGCTATGtgaaatgtgtttgtggaaTTGTAAGTAGTAAAGTTAGTAGGTACTCAAGTGGCATGTAGGAATTTCCTTTGTATCCTGTGAAAGAACCTGTATAGcttacacccccattccaccCCCATTCCACCGACCACGCTGCGACTTAgaatttgacagagcactcaacaaatttctagcctccttcgcagacttcctttaacagcggcgtatatatattgggggggggggggggggaggtaaggttctctaatgccggtaagggagttgtgtagccaagggggTTGTGTAGCCGTTTATATCCATATATAAACGgtggtcgtccctcggctacacaactcccttggctacacaacacCCTTGCttgcattagagaaccttgccccccctcccaatatatatacatgtacgccgccgttataggaagtctgcaaaggaggctaacaaatttcatagataaaagcCAAAtctttttttacgctttgttgtctttttagtcatatttacattttgcatgatttgcaattattatgaagtcaagtgttgtttatttgaaagatctccattagtgaaaGTACATGACACTTAACTACTCTTCCTGTCATCTTAGACGTAGTGCAAATCCAATTCAGGTAGCAGCACGATTGCTGTCGAGTGGAATTGGGGCCATATAGACACATACTATACTAGTCCATATATTTTTacaaccggatagtgagtgagccTTCACTACAATGTACTGACTTCATCCATATGGTTCCCACAACCAGATTTTATTAAAGAAATGTAGAATTATTATAATATCTGTGTGCTTTATACATCAGTGTTAATGTAAGGTACCATGGAGTAAATTCTAAACATGGAACACAGAAAGAATTTCTCAGAAATATATTCATCCACTGTGTAATATACATTTGTTGAAATAGCAAATTTTGGGCCCCATTTCACACTAAAACATGATCAAACCATAACTATGCAAGAAGACATGGCTTCCTTGAATAACTAGCAGAGGTACCAGCAACCTTTCCATACAAATTGATAGAAAATTTCTTGGGGGGATTAAGAAAGGACTCAGTCCACGCAAACCACCCAAAATGACATAATAACAATGTAAATGGAATTGTTAAACTTTGTGGTCAGTTGAGCTTACATTTATGACAGACGCACCATTGCCATAGGGTATGCACATCCAATGTGCCATTACATTCCCAACTATTTAACAAAATACAATGACCATGATGGGTAAATCTTCCCATCCTTGGGACCTAAACTCTTGATCTTTTTTGTTGATCCcatagataattttcccattgacacaagcattaagaatcctgtctacatagcccagattttatcagtcccctgagtggtgtTGGTAGTTTTGACTACACACACCGTGGCCCGTGCTTCCTGTCAGTGGTCAGATGCTTGCGGTCAGAGCGAATGAGAAGGCTGCCCCGAGTCCCAGCCCCAGGGTCAGGAAGGCTGACATGGTGATCCCTGCCGTCTCCGCGTCTTCTGCTGCTACTAACCTGCAGGGGGGAGAGAGactgtttgtttcgcataacctGCTTAGCTTACTGCTTAGTTTacataactggtaaactgcctttagaCATATCACACCAATTTTTTGCAGGAGGTACAGGCTGcttaagaccggactgtaaggttcaACACAATCACACCAGGATGAAGCCCAACTCTTTTacataagtgtggtgggttctttaacgtgctagagGAATGACTCTCCTGGAAAACAGGGTCCTGGCTTTACATTCCATCcaagaggatgtccctaactgtACTCCTTTTAGCCTGATTCGAGTGGTGCCTTTCCCAAATGTACAACATTGAGGCTGCTGGGGATCACAGAACCTCAAGATTCTACGTCTGAACATCCCTACCTACAAGACCACCTCAGTGAAAGTGATCACGAACCAATTTAGCTCATGaaacagttgagctactcttccactggtcgtgacagatgCTTATAATGTACAGTATTCCCCTAACTCTTTTCAACGAGTACAATGAGGAGTGGACCGTGGCTTAATGTCACGtcttaaggactgcgaccctttcaaGCAGCATGGTTGCCAGGTGAACGagacagccgggattcaaactcgtGACCTCTTGGCCCAGAGACAGGGTCTCTAACCTAACCACAGATCTACGCATGCTGACATTAAGGATCAGTCTAGTCAGTGATGATCCTTTCTGGTACACACAAGAACCTTGCGACCACATCTCAGCCTCACCTTGGTCCGTACATCATACAGAGGCTGCCGAGGTAGATGTTAGACACTCCAATCAGCTAGCACCATGAACACGATGGGTTATGCTTCTCTATTAAACACGACCTTAAACACGCTAGTACGTTCTGTGTACGTGCTTCTAAGCCTCACCTTGGTCCGTACATCATACAGAGGCTACCCAGGTAGCCGTTAGACACTCCCATGAGTACCATGAACATGACGGGGTACACGTCGCTGTTAAACACCACCTTAAACACGCTAGTACGTTCTGTGTACGTGTTTCTAAGCCTCACCTTGGTCCGTACATCACACAGAGGCTACCCAGGTAGCCGTTAGACACTCCCATGAGCACCATGAACATGACGGGGTACGCGTCGCTGTTAAACACCACCTTAAACACGCTAGTACGTTCTGTGTACGTGCTTCTAAGCCTTACCTTGGTCCGTACATCACACAGAGGCTACCCAGGTAGCCGTTAGACACTCCCATGAGTACCATGAACATGACGGGGTACACGTCGCTGTTAAACACCACCTTAAACACGCTAGTACGTTCTGTGTACATGCTTCTCAGCCTCACCTCGGTCCGTACATCATACAGAGGCTGCCCAGGTAGCCGTTGGACACTCCCATCAGCACCATGAACACGATGGGGTACGCATCGCTGTCAAACACGACAGGCAGGTGCCGGGTGAACTCCTCCGGCTGGGCGTTGCAAAACATGAACAAAGGCATGAACCCTGTTCTCAGGAGAACCAGGATCGGCAGCAGGACGCTCTTCTCTTTGGGCtggggagggagagaggaaCACTGTTGAGACTTGTACAGAATCTAGTATGTGAGCATGTCAGTCCTAACACCACAGGATTAACAGAGGCATGAACTCAGCAGAACCAGTATCGGCAGCAAGACACTCTTCTCTTTTGGCTGAAGAGGGGAAGGAATACTTTTGACACTTGTTTGAATCTTGGCAGAAGTCAGAACTCACAAAGAAGGTCCTGTGGTGCCTAGCACGAAAGATTTAGCAATAACAAGTGCtcgtacaatgaacagtgaagcATGGTTTACAACATTCACAGTAACTTGAAGGATGAGCAGCAATGTGCAAGTGACATGAGTCAATACGACTGACTAAAACTCAGACTGACTCCAACTGACTGAATCTCCAGGGTAGAAGGGCTTACATGctatttgcacacaaaaaagagaTTACAGAGGAGACTCACAAACTGCACAGCTCCTGCGATGATCCTCCCAGCCAGATCAGACAGGTTAAAGAACAGGAAACACGTCACGGGGATGAAAAACTCTCCTGaaaggaacaaaaaaacaaaacagccgATCCACATGGATCTTAGTATTCTTACATCTTTGCTTCTCAATCCTTACCAGTCTTTTAGTGAATAAATAACTAactgttcatatatatatactatatatatattctgtgAAATATTCAAAACCCTTAGCAGACTGTCAAGCAAACCCATCTTCAGTGAAACACACGGCGCGAGTAGCACAGTCTCCTAGCTCATAGGAATCGAACCTGGACCACCAGCGCGCAAACCCAACTGTTACATCAACTTGTAATGTCTATATATCATGTGAAAGGTATTTAGTATTACACACCATTCTGAACTACAAGTGGTCAGGAAGAAACTCTATGCTAAAGTTGTCGGCTTTCCTAGGTATGACTTTTCTTATGTTCAACTCAGAGGCCACCATTGTAATGGCAATCAATGTTTCATTACCAGTATTGTTGTGTTTTCTCACACAATCAATCATGCAACATCTATATAAGGGTCCCACCTGTCCATCTGCTGCCGTCACTTTTGCTGACCGACTCG from Branchiostoma lanceolatum isolate klBraLanc5 chromosome 4, klBraLanc5.hap2, whole genome shotgun sequence includes these protein-coding regions:
- the LOC136434057 gene encoding protein lin-52 homolog isoform X1 is translated as MASASADMMEIVESAAAANSASDSDTHAELNQSGDVDSLLSLERLDRASPELWPEQIPGVSEFAYKSVSINLPGKPLAGSASATPKWVQELEKDDIDMLQEFGSLTTANLMEKVRGLQNLAYQLGLDEAREMTRGKFLNILEKNPSSSSHTLQHRMLQKPAQQQTQPQAKRK
- the LOC136434057 gene encoding protein lin-52 homolog isoform X2; its protein translation is MASANMMEIVESAAAANSASDSDTHAELNQSGDVDSLLSLERLDRASPELWPEQIPGVSEFAYKSVSINLPGKPLAGSASATPKWVQELEKDDIDMLQEFGSLTTANLMEKVRGLQNLAYQLGLDEAREMTRGKFLNILEKNPSSSSHTLQHRMLQKPAQQQTQPQAKRK
- the LOC136434057 gene encoding protein lin-52 homolog isoform X3, with the protein product MASASADMMEIVESAAAANSASDSDTHAELNQSGDVDSLLSLERLDRASPELWPEQIPGVSEFAYKSPLAGSASATPKWVQELEKDDIDMLQEFGSLTTANLMEKVRGLQNLAYQLGLDEAREMTRGKFLNILEKNPSSSSHTLQHRMLQKPAQQQTQPQAKRK